DNA from Hypanus sabinus isolate sHypSab1 chromosome 31, sHypSab1.hap1, whole genome shotgun sequence:
aactgatcaacagaaaaagactcttgtgtcaaagtgaaaacagatctctacaaagtgctcTAAATTAATTACGGATAGAAGTCACAAAATAATTGTCtgtataagtattcacctcctttatTATAACACACcaagtcatcactggtgcagccaattgggtTTAGGAGTTACATTtaaagttaaatggagatcaccatgtgcagtcaagctgtttcaattgattgtagtaaaaatacacgaCTGTTGGTAGTCAGTATTCTGGCAaagactacaccatgaagacaaaagaacactccaagtagCTCTGCAAAAAGCTTATTGAAAAGCACGAGTCAGGAGactgatacaagaaaatttccaagtcactgaatacccTTAGAGTCCAGtttagtcatagaaacatagaaaacctacagcaccctacaggcccttcggcccacaaagttgtgccgaacatgtccctatcttagaaattaccaggctcacctatagccctctatttttctgaagcGCCATGGACCTAttgaaaagcctcttaaaagaccctatcatatccgcttctaccaccattgccggcagcccattccatgcactcaccactttctgagtaaaaaacttatccctgccatctcctctgtacctactccccagcacctgaaacctgtgtctgcttgtggcagccatttcagctcttggaaaaagcctctgacgatccacacgatcaatgcctctcatcattttgtacacctctatcaggtcaccagtcATCCTCCTTTGCTGCAAAAAGAATAGGCTGAGTTCATTCattttattctcataaggcatgctccccaatccaggcaatgtccttgtaaatgtcctctgcaccctttctatgacttccacatccttcctgtagacagtcgaccagaactgagcacagtactccaggtgggttctgaccagggttgtgtatagctgcaacattacctctctgctcctaaattcaattccacgattgatgaaggccaatacaccatatgcctttttaaccactgagtcaacctgcgcagctgctttgagcgtctgtggactcggaccccaagatcactctgatcctccacactgcaaagagtcttaccattaatactatattctgccatcatatttgacctatcaaaatgaaccacttcagacttaactgggttgaactccatctgccacttctcagcccagttttgctcctatcaatgtccctctgtaacctctgacagccgtccacagtgtccactaatcctccaacctttgtgtcatcagcaaacttactaacccatccctccacttcctcatctaggacatttataaagatcacgaagggtcccagaactggtgaccgacctccatgcagaatatgacccatctacaaccattctttgccttctgtgggcaagccagttctggatccacaaagcaatgtccccttgcctcccatgcttccttactttctcagtatgCCTCAgtacttgcatggggtaccttatcaaatgccttgctgaaatccatatgcactatatctactgctcttccttcatgaatgtgtttagttccatcctcaaaaaatccaatcaggcttgtaaggcacatcctgcccttgacaaagccatgctgactactcctgatcATATCATAgctctccaaatcttcataaatcctgcctctcaggatcttctccatcatcttcccaaccactgaggtaagactcactggtctgtaatttcctgggctaactctactccctttcttgaagaaaggaacaacatccacaatcctccaatcctctggaacctctcccttccccattgatggtgcaaagatcattgccagaggctcagcaatctccgccCCTCGCCTACCCCATATAGCatggggtacatttcgtccactcccagcaacttatccaacttcccaaatgctccagcacatcctctttcttaatatctatatgctcaagcttttcagtctgctgcaagtcatcacgacaatcactaagatccttttccatagtgaatactgaagtaaagtattcattaggtacctctgctatttcctcctgtTGCATACACGCTTTCCCACTGTCATGCTTGATAAGTCTATTctgtcatgtcttatcctcttagtcttcacatacttgtagaatgccttgggttttccttaatcctgcccgccaaggccttctggctctcctaatttcctccttaagcaccttcctagtagccttataatcttctagatctctgtcatCCAGAAGTGGAACGAATATGGCAGTTGTAAACCTACCTCGAGCAGACAGTATTCAAAAATTGAGCAGCTGTGCAAGAAGAGAACTAGAGAGAGAGGCTACCAAAATACCTTTGATAACTCTTGATAACTCAAGCTTCTGTGGCTAAAATGAGAGAGATTTTGCATACAATGATAGTTGCCCAGGTGTTTCACCTGTCACAGGTttgtcagggagtggcaaagagaaagccactgttgaaaaaagctGTCATGAAATCTCACCTGGAGTTTGTCAGAGGACGAGGGGGTCTCTGAAGCcagttggaagaaggttctatggtctgaaattaaaatagaactttttttgCAATCAGACTAAACTCTTAAGTTTGATGTAAGccgaacactgcacatcatcaaaaacacaccattcctacTGTGGAGAATGGTGCATTGTGCTTCACGGCAGCAagccctggaaagcttgtgaaggtacagggtaaaatgaatggagcaaaatacagggaaatcctgttaGAAAACGTAACGCAGTCTGCAAGAAAACTGTGActtaggagaagatttgttttccagcaagacaatgaccaccagcttaaaaccaaagCTGCATAGGAATGCATtaaaacagcaaagttaatgtcctagagtggccaagtcagagtccagacttcagTCTGTAGTTGGATTTGAAAAGAGCTTTTCACTCACAAACTGTATGCATTCTGACAGATCTTGAGTAGTTTTGTAAGGAAGAAtcgggaaaaattgcagtgtccagatgtgcaaagctgatagagacctagccacacagactcaaggctgtaattgctgccaatggtgcatcaactaaatactgacttgaaggagctGAATATGCCTACCTGGACATGGTCCATTCCCTGTACGTTTGTATGCCTGTCTTAATACATGACTCCCTTACTCAACACCCTGACCAGTCAGGACCAGCGTTCTGTACACCTTATCCCATTGTGTAGCCACGTTcagtgaactatgtgcctggatCCAAAGTTCACTCTTTACACCAATGCTGGGAAGGGGTCAATGATTAACATTatacttccttctttcatttgatctcccaaagtgccaTACCACATTCCCTCCCAGATTAAGTTCCTTCTGCAATTTCTCTGCATATGTTTGTGATCGGTGTCCCACTGTGTGCATTGATCAATATTTACACTGTCCACAGTTCCATCAATCTTGCTGTCACATGTAAACTTGTAAACCACCCATCAACATTTTCATTCAAACATTGACATATATCACAATCAGCATAATTCCCAGCATCAATCCTTGTTGATCACCACTGTTCACGGACTTCCGACACTACTTAGCCTTCTATGAGGAATCCATTTCTGAATTGAAATTGCAATTTATATTGAATCCCACTAAGATCTGTAGAGATCATGTCCACAGTCTTGCCTTCATCAAGCACCAAGATGTTGgggctgattctttttacattatatgccaatgatttgaatgatggagtagatggatttgttgcaaaatttgcagatgatatgaagagacAGGTGGATGTGCAGGTATTTCTGAGGAAATAGGGAAAGACAGACAGATGAAGAGAATAGGCAaatatgtggcagatggaatacagaactggaagtgtatggtcatgcacttcggttgAATTATATTAGGGTTGACATTTTCTAAAGGGAGAAAAGATACAGAAaaaatgaggtgcaaagggatttgggagtcattgtgctggttctgtaaaggttaatttgcaggtatagtctgtggtgaggaaggcaaatgtgaagttagcattcatttcaagaggattagaatataagagcaaggatgtgatgttgagactttatgaagtactggtgaggtctcacttagagtattgggagcagttttgggccctttatcgtgatgagctggaactggatgggtTTCAAACGAGAttctcaaaaatgattccaagattaaaCAGCTTGCCATATgaagggtgtttgatggctctgggcctttattccctggaagTTAGAACAATGAGGGAtgactaattgaaacctatcgaatggtgaaagaccttgataaagttgaagtggagaggatgggagtgtctaagaccagaggacacagcctcagaagagagggacatccttttagaatggagatgaggaagaatttcttcagagagtgtggtgaatctgtagaattcattgccacaggtggcagctgtggaggccaagactttaggTATTTATGGCAgaagttgattggttcttgattggtcagcgcatgaagagatacagggagaaggtaggagattggggctgagaggagaaatgtatcagccaagatgaaaagacagagcagacttgatgggccaaatttcCTAATTCTACACCTTTATGTTATTTCTGTATCACCACCACTGAAACTTCGATCAATTTTGTCAAGCGTGATGTgcccacacaaaaccatgctgattgtccCGAAGCAAGCCATGCCTTTCCAAGTGTGCATGAATCCTGTACCTCAATATTGACTCGGATCTGCTGGTCTTTAAACAACTCCCACATGTCAGGCCTGGACTTGTCAAACAGTGGCTCCTCCCAATCAATGCGGCTTGGCTTTTGTCTGACTGCATTCTAACTTGCCCTTCTGGGATTTAGTACCTTCATACAGGATCTAATTTTATTCTTACTCATAAGTAAGAGAAATATAAGATCCAAAAATATTCACTGACTCTCAGCTGTCAGCTGGCCTGGTTCATTTCTGCAAAACTAATTCCCGTCTGTTCTGAACTCTGATTGGGCTCTACATAATGTTTCAAACATTCCTCAGATTCGCTGAACCAGTCTGGAATATTTTAAGAATAAGCAAGTTGCAGTCAATTCTATGAGAGATAAAGTCCCCCACTTGTTACTGGGGAGGGGCAATTCAATAATCCCGTCAGTGTAACTGAAGTTTGCCGTGTAAATGAACCCTCCAGTTTGCTGTGACATTCTCAGTTGTGTAACGTTTGCACCTTTTaaccaccttccccccccccactcacatgTAAAACATTCAAACCCAGGAATGTTGAGCTGCCAGCCCTGTCTATCTGACACATACTCCTAATGTTTTGTGTCGGATAGACCGTTGGAAATTGGCGAGTGTGGTAAAGTGAAGGCGAAGCTGGACGATGAGAGGCCGCTCTCGGCTCTGtccgtcactctgactctgtctcctCCCTTCCccgcctctgtctctctgcacgtTTCTCGGGCAGGTCGGGGCGCTGTGTATAAAAGGAGACATCAGCAGTCGGTTTGTCACTGAGCAGTGACCCGAGTGAAGCAGCATCATGtctggcagagggaaaggaggcaAAGGACTGGGCAAAGGCGGAGCCAAACGGCACCGTAAAGTGCTCCGGGATAACATTCAGGGCATCACCAAACCGGCCATCCGGCGTCTGGCTCGCCGTGGCGGCGTCAAGCGGATCTCGGGTCTGATCTACCAGGAGACCTGCGGggtgctgaaggttttcctggAGAATGTGATCCGGGATGCGGTCACCTACACTGAACACGCCAAGCGCAAGACGGTCACTGCCATGGATGTGGTGTACGCTCTGAAACGCCAGGGCCGCACTCTCTATGGCTTCGGCGGCTGAAAAACTCCCACTTCCTCCCGAGCACAACACAAAGGCTCTTCTAAGAGCCACCCACCGCCTCACAGACGGAGCCGTGTCCACTACCCTTTAACTATTTTTATCGATATATTTGACTGAGTTACTTTTGAAGCAGATTAATCCGTTCCGCTTGAAGTATCCCTGCAATTCTGCCTTTTCAGTTGGTGAATACGGCAGAAGCTCGGAATGGATTAAGATCGATCAGCATCCCCTTGTCTGTCTCGGACAGAAATCAGTTCCCTCATTCAGAGAAACGATTCTGTAatcatccttttaaatcttcacTGAGGCAATTATATATTAAATGAAACTGATATTGTAGAATCCGTGATATAATTAAGtgtaaataatataaaaaagtaaTCAAGCATCATTGCTGGGTGCTCTGAAATTGGCGGGCAATTTGAAATTAATCCTGCGCCAATCACACTGTATTCTGATTGTATGAAGTCCGACAGCCAGTAACTTTGTAGAAATCCTTCACTGTGCACGTGGTGTGTGAGGGACTTTTCTTTCCCCTCTCTGGAGCTCTGTGTTTCGGATAAACCGTTGGAAATTGATGGGTGTAGTAAAGTGAAGACGGAGCTGGAAGACGAGAGGCCGGTCTTGACCCTGTGCTTCATTCTGACTCTGTCCCCTCACCTCCcggcctctgtctctctgcaggagtagtggcagaggattggaggatgggttATGTTATCTAGTCACGTAGGAAAAAATCGAAGGAAAACCAAACACAAGACATTGTTCAGAttatggagggtctcggcctgaaacgttggctgtttactgtttctcacagatgctgcctggcctgctgagttcctccagcactgtgcggGTATCGCTGCAAGGAAAAGCCTGGGAGCTGAGTCAGGTCTGCTGCTGCAGTTCATTCATTAAAGACTCGGCTGACAATGTCAATGCCCGGCTCAACAAATATGCAGATATCACTAAAGTGTGAAGAATGTAACCAGCAATAAAACAGGACGGTGGTCAATGAGGGCAGTGATTTGAGTAatggcagataaatgtgagaaagagaataggtgcaggagtagtccattcggcccttcgagtctgcaaaCAAGAACAAGAGATGTTCCGTTGTCATTGACGAACCAGGGCAGAACTGCCGTGGGGAATGGTCGGTCCCTGGGAGTGCTGTAAAACAGAGAGACATCGGGGTGCAGATATCGAATTCCTTCAAAGTGTAAACACAGGTCGGCAGGACGGTGAAGGTGGTGTTTGCCACACTTGCATTCATCGGGAGAGTATTGGGCACTGGACCGTGACGTCACATTACAGCTCTCCCAGCCTTGGGGAAACCACTCTTGGAGCACGGCGTACAGTTATAGTTGCCCAATGATCAGAGGGTGACattaaactggagagggtgcaaaagggaTTTAACAGGAGGCTGGATAGACTGGAACATTCTCACCAGAGTGTATATGACATTACAGAGGCTGATAAAATAATGGCAGGCTTTTTTtttccagccctcttttatggatcaagcctttgcaTTATGGGAAACgagaggtataacatgttttcgtgatgtATTTTTAGAcaacagttttatgtcctttgaacagctatccaatAAACATAATTTGCCTAAAagtcatttttttagatacttgcaagttagaaatctCTTGCATAATATattacagtcttttccgaaaccATGTCCAATGGATATTATGGAAATTTTTTTAGCTccgaatccttgccagaagggtttagtagccatcatttataacatgatcatgaaaatacagccagcagtattagaaaaaattaagaaggaatgggaaaaagaacttcactgtcttatatccacagagcagtgggagaaaattttacagttagtcaattcttcttctatttgtgctaaaaaTGCCCTAaaacaatttaaggttgtacatagggctcacatgtccaaggataaacttgttcgattttattcttatgttaatccaatctgtgacagatgtcattctgaagtcgcttcattgacccacatgttttggtcttgcccctgtttgcaaaattattggaaagatatttttggtattatttcaacagttctgaatatcaaattgcaaccgcatcctattactgcaattttcggtttaccaatggtggataatagttgtttatccccctcagcccggcagatgattgcatttgttacagtaATGGTTAGAAGATCTATACTGTTGAACTGGAAATAAATTAattctccaactatatttcagttattttctcaaactatttcttgttagagtttagaaaaaaatagaagtgttgtttttgacccttcagttaaatttgaagaaacttggagaccatttattcaacattttcatatgagctaaactgacttttcctaaaccttactctTATCATCCTTAATTAtctggatggaggtgtggagttattgatgctaCTGCGTATAATTGATATagtgcaatggcccatgttggttaggttttttttttggggtggttttcttattttctccattttctgtaaccactatgagtttgggaggttattatatatggattatgaTCTATTTGTATCTAtactttaacctattaattatgtactctcaagctttTTCTAttcatgtttaatttatgtttgtttaaaatcaataaaaagattttaaaagaaagaaaataatggcAGGCATTGATACGGTCAATAGTGAATCTGTCATCTCCAGGGTCATGGACTCAAAAGCTGGAGATTACATTTATAAAGTGAGAAAGGAAAGATTTAACTGGGACCCTGAGGAGCAGGTTTTGTACACAGAATGTGCTATTTCTATGGAACAAGCTACCCCAAGTGGAGGTATAGGTGGGCACAGTTGCAATATCTCCTGGACTGTGGAGAGGGAAGTTTCacagggacatgggccaaattCAGGGAATGACAATGGTTTTGTTTGGCTACTTGGCcagcatggatgtgttgggctgaagggcctgtttctgtgctgcataactCAGTGACTAGGTCTGTTGCTGTGGCAGAGTGGGAGGGACAGGGTCAGTAGTGAGAAGGTTTGGGGGATGTTGACAGGAGAGTGAATGGTTGAGGATGGGGCAAATGGAACAGAATGTGAGGAAATGTGAGATCACCCATTCCCAGGATCAAACTGTAAGAGTCATTTCCATAGGGAATGTTCAGAATGACCTGGGCGTCCTTGTAAACAAATCACTTGAGTTAACATGCTGATACAACAACTGATGAGAGAGGCAAACAGTATTTTGTCCTGTGATCCAGGACGAGTGGAGAAGAGGGGTACAGATGTCTCACTGGATtctatagggccctggtgagagcaAACCTTGAATGTAGTGTCCGGGTTTGGTCGCACTTCCTCAGGAAGGATATCCCTGCAATAGAGGGAGCGCAGTGACTGTTCCTCACACTGACTGGGGTGGTTCCAGGGATGGAGGGTTGGTTATGTGAAAGGACAGTAAGTGGGCTGGGTCTGTATTCCCTGCAGTTAATGAAAAAACAAGGAAATTTGTTAGATTCTTTCAGGATGTGACAGGCTGTAGGCAAGGAGGATCTTTCCCTTGAATGAGAGCTTCATAACTGAggaaaataccctcagaatgaggcgtaaatcacaaacacgagagaatctgctgatgctggaaatccaaagcaacacatacaaaatgctgaaggaactcagcaggaccggCAGcctttatggaaaagaataaacagtcaacacttcgtACCATGACCCTTTGAGCAGATCTCACCCTGGTGATGGTTCTTAGCACAAAGCATCGACtcattactcttttccatagatgctgcccggtctgctgacttccgccagcattttgtgtctgttgctcagaaTATGGTGACAAACATTCAGGATGGAAATGAGATGctatttctttaatcagagaacAAAGAACATCTATATTCCTTATATAAGTAATCTGGAGCCTCAGGTGCTGGGTTGTGTcaaagctgagggaaaattttagTCAATAAGTgagtccataagaccatcagatttaggagcagaatttggccatttggcccatcgagcctgctccaccatttcatcatcactgatCATTTTTTCCTTTTAGGCTCAATCTCTTATCTTCTGTTGTATCCATTCTGGCGCTGATCAAACAAGAATCTATGAATCTCTgcctatacccagtgatttggcctccacagctgcctgagacAAAACATTCCactgatttaccactctctggctgaaggaattcctcctcatctccactctaaaaggacgtccttctattttgaagctgtgtggtCTGGTTAcagacactcccaccacaggaaaagtcctctccatatccactcaatCAAGCCCTTTcgctatttgataggtttcagttcaGTAACCCTTCTTTCTTTGAAGTTCCAGTGAATTGAGGCCCATAGCCGTGAAACGCTCTTCAttagacaagccatttaatccagGGTAAAATTCCCCATTTGTGACGTAATGTCAGTACAATAAATTCTGGATTTCACAGATTTTTGAAATTATGGATCAATCTGCCCAACATTAATAACTACTTTGTACTGCAGTAAACACTGTTAATTTAATCCATGCAATCCCAGGTacacagatgcaaaataaagaCTGGTGTAAATTTAAAGTAGGGAAGTTGAACCTTACTTGGAGGTAAAGCCTGATTAACAGGCCTCAGAACATTCTACTCCCCAAATGGTCAAATTAATGCCAAGTAACAAGGTGGAAAATCATGCAACACACAGAATTACATGCCTTTTATTATCTTGCTCCATGGGATAAACTCAAACCGAGCCTGATCCACCCTGGCTGGGTCGCCTGGGCGAGATAGTCTCATGATCATCCAATGACCCTAATTTGTATtactaatagacaatagacaataggtgcagaagtagaccattcggctcttcgagcctgccccaacattttgagatcatggctgatcaactactatcaatacccgattCCTGacgttcccatatcccttgattcctctatccataagatacctatctagctccttcttgaaagcatccagagaattggcctccactaccttccgaggcagtgcattgcagacccccataactctctgggagaagaagtttttccttaactctgtcctaaatgacctaccccttattctcaaaccatgccctctggtactggactctcccagcatctggaacatatttactgcctctatcttgtccaatcccttaataatcttacctgtttcaatcagatcctatCTCAATcaccttaattccagcatgtacaagcccagtctctctaacctctctgcgtaagacagtccagacatcccaggaattaacctcgtgaatctgcgctgcatttcctctacagccaggatgtccttccttaaccctggagaccaaaactgtacacaatactccaggtgtggtttcaccagggttctgtacaaatgcaagaggatttccttgctcttgtactcaatttcctttgtaatgaaggccaacattccattagccttcttcactgcctgctgcactttgctcattcaccttcagtgactgatgaacaaggactcctagatctctttgtatttctcccttacctaactctacacagttcagataataatctgccttcctgttcttactcccaaagttgataacctcacacttattcacgttaaacgtcatctgccaagtatctgcccacacaCCCAGCCTATGCacgtcaccctgaattctcctagcatcctcatcacatgtcacactgccacccagcttagtatcatcatttcaatgccttcatccaaatcgttgacgtaaatttaaaacagctgtggtcccaataccgagccctgtggcaccccactagtcactacctgccattccgagaaacacccattcaccgctacactttgctttctatctgccaaccagttttctatctatgtcaatgtcttccccccgatgccctgagctttgattttacccaccaatctcctatgtgggaccttatcaaatgccttctgaaaatcgaggttcactacatccactgtatctcccttgtctaacttcctggttatgtctttgaaaaacagattagtcaagcatgatttacccttggtaagtccatgctggctcggcccaatcctatcactgctatttagatatgccactatttcatccttaataatggactctagcatcttccccaccactgatgtcaggctgtcaggt
Protein-coding regions in this window:
- the LOC132383820 gene encoding histone H4-like; the encoded protein is MSGRGKGGKGLGKGGAKRHRKVLRDNIQGITKPAIRRLARRGGVKRISGLIYQETCGVLKVFLENVIRDAVTYTEHAKRKTVTAMDVVYALKRQGRTLYGFGG